A region from the Bacteroidota bacterium genome encodes:
- a CDS encoding T9SS type A sorting domain-containing protein, whose amino-acid sequence MKTTLLLFSIIFFSNIYSQQPFISIERNGFESGGKLIEFESTIMVLGRYDSIDNEYLFINEYDLSAQLIESNSIQVPFEDETFAMSDILWDSIQNYYYFVGRLYIDINIEIQIGIIKVDENCEILDFFKLGDEDVSEFTYTALINASGNLIIAGYALNINKAFIYEYTKEGEFVNEIIYDDDTYFGVLDLMEDVENNRYISSQKQYVLTTIDKETLTITGEDDAQIRDSSYLMRYLHDLNFSSDFLTSYIEYSNFEVDYTNFYIARLNQDFDTLWSLDFGSPISDILFFPESFAIADTNSFWLTYSTCDNCFNFLYEQVQHTIGIINFNGAGEIINEYYINGEFNYGYQSLTASGDGGVYIISSHYNWTEPANDLDIIIFKMDQFGNLLTSTDDLEYELNKINVFPNPTTDFLYFQNAIANKQRQIVIYAYDGKEVLTQMITSPQTQVDVRKLSPGIYVCGVFEEGVRIQDGKFVKQ is encoded by the coding sequence ATGAAAACCACCTTACTTCTATTTAGTATTATATTTTTTAGCAACATCTACTCTCAGCAACCATTCATATCCATTGAAAGAAATGGGTTTGAATCGGGCGGCAAATTAATTGAGTTTGAATCCACCATCATGGTACTTGGAAGATATGATAGTATTGATAATGAATATTTATTTATCAATGAATATGATCTATCGGCACAATTAATAGAATCAAATTCTATTCAGGTTCCCTTTGAGGATGAAACATTTGCCATGTCAGATATTCTATGGGATTCAATACAAAATTATTATTATTTTGTGGGGAGATTGTACATTGATATAAACATAGAAATTCAGATCGGAATTATAAAAGTTGATGAAAATTGTGAGATATTAGATTTTTTTAAATTGGGAGATGAGGATGTCTCTGAATTTACTTACACCGCTTTAATTAATGCTTCAGGCAATCTTATTATAGCCGGATATGCACTAAATATTAATAAAGCCTTTATTTATGAGTATACAAAGGAAGGAGAGTTTGTTAATGAAATAATTTACGACGATGATACGTATTTTGGTGTACTTGATTTGATGGAAGATGTTGAAAATAATCGATATATCAGCTCTCAAAAACAATATGTATTAACAACAATAGATAAGGAAACATTAACAATCACTGGAGAAGATGATGCACAAATAAGGGATTCAAGTTATTTGATGAGATATCTGCACGATCTGAATTTTAGTTCTGATTTTTTAACTTCCTATATTGAATATAGCAACTTTGAGGTTGACTATACTAATTTTTATATTGCCAGATTGAACCAGGATTTTGATACTCTGTGGTCGCTTGATTTTGGTTCGCCAATCAGCGATATTTTGTTCTTCCCGGAATCGTTTGCCATTGCCGATACAAATAGTTTTTGGTTAACATATAGCACTTGTGATAATTGTTTTAATTTCCTTTACGAACAAGTCCAGCATACAATAGGTATCATAAATTTTAATGGTGCAGGAGAAATAATAAATGAATATTACATAAATGGTGAATTTAATTATGGTTATCAATCACTCACTGCATCGGGTGATGGTGGAGTATATATAATTTCATCACACTATAACTGGACGGAGCCCGCAAATGATCTGGACATTATTATTTTTAAAATGGATCAATTTGGAAATCTTTTAACATCTACCGATGATTTGGAATATGAGCTTAATAAAATTAATGTGTTCCCAAATCCCACCACGGATTTTTTATATTTTCAAAATGCGATAGCTAATAAGCAGCGTCAAATTGTGATCTATGCTTACGATGGAAAAGAGGTTTTAACGCAAATGATTACATCGCCTCAAACGCAGGTAGATGTGAGGAAATTGAGTCCGGGTATTTATGTTTGTGGGGTATTTGAGGAGGGGGTAAGGATTCAGGATGGGAAGTTTGTGAAACAATAG
- a CDS encoding UvrD-helicase domain-containing protein: protein MNFLESLNEAQLAAVTNINGPTMIIAGPGSGKTRVLTFRIAYLMQQNADPFSILSLTFTNKAAREMKNRIEQLMGGEARNLWMGTFHSVFSRILRSEADKLGYPSNFTIYDSEDSKNLLKTIVKEMGLNDKLYKPGYVLYRISISKNNLIGPKEYENNADLIAEDESNGRPKMSELYWNYTKRCFRAGAMDFDDLLLKTHELLERFPDVLYKYQHRFKYVMIDEFQDTNFLQYSIVKRIADVFQNIAVVGDDAQSIYAFRGANILNILNFEKDFPEVQTFRLEQNYRSTKVIVEAANHIISKNKHQLAKKIWTDNLEGESIKVIRSMSDNEEGRLVANEIFEQRMREHIKNGEFAILYRTNAQSRAFEEGLRKLNIPYRIYGGISFYQRKEVKDLIAYLKLTVNPHDEESFKRIVNYPARGIGKTTIEKLTVLAADNDKSLWTMAENIDLLQFNSGTRKLLSDFVTMIKSFQTLLEKKDAYEVASHIAKSTGVMKDLYSDQSVEGLSRYENMQELLNSIKEFVAPDEASSEFYIDTIPGEEKVTKTLGQYLQEVVLLTDADAEGNEDESVKLMTIHAAKGLEFKSVFVVGLEENLFPGTLSLSSREDLEEERRLFYVAITRAETKLTITHAATRYKYGKLEYCEPSRFLEELPQNLLNYVGYNNSKWNDDANENTKKHYEHATPVTKVRPQVPVNNYMHKASENFNAAFPEELQLGMDVEHQKFGFGKITAMEGNNEGKMATIVFQNAGEKKLLLKFAKLAVVKND, encoded by the coding sequence GTGAATTTCTTGGAATCTCTTAACGAAGCGCAATTAGCTGCTGTAACGAATATCAACGGACCAACCATGATCATTGCAGGTCCGGGCTCAGGTAAAACTCGTGTGCTCACTTTCAGAATTGCATATTTAATGCAACAAAATGCCGATCCTTTTTCCATTTTATCGCTCACTTTTACGAATAAGGCTGCCCGCGAAATGAAAAATCGTATCGAGCAATTGATGGGAGGTGAAGCGCGCAATTTATGGATGGGAACTTTTCACTCCGTGTTTTCACGAATTCTGCGAAGTGAAGCAGATAAACTGGGATATCCCTCCAATTTTACGATCTACGATTCGGAAGATTCTAAAAATTTATTGAAGACCATTGTTAAGGAAATGGGTTTAAACGACAAATTGTATAAACCCGGTTATGTTCTCTATAGAATTTCGATTTCTAAAAATAATTTAATTGGTCCCAAGGAATACGAAAATAATGCAGATCTGATCGCTGAGGATGAAAGTAATGGTCGCCCGAAAATGAGTGAATTGTACTGGAATTACACTAAAAGATGTTTTCGAGCCGGTGCTATGGATTTCGACGATCTTTTATTAAAAACACATGAATTGTTGGAGAGATTTCCCGATGTATTATATAAATACCAACACCGTTTTAAATATGTGATGATAGATGAGTTTCAGGATACTAATTTTTTGCAGTATTCTATCGTGAAAAGAATTGCCGATGTATTTCAAAATATCGCTGTAGTGGGAGATGATGCACAGAGTATTTATGCATTCCGCGGCGCGAACATTTTAAATATTCTGAATTTTGAAAAAGATTTTCCGGAAGTGCAAACTTTCCGACTTGAACAAAATTATCGTTCTACAAAAGTAATTGTGGAAGCGGCAAATCATATTATTTCTAAAAATAAACATCAGCTCGCAAAAAAAATATGGACAGATAATCTTGAAGGAGAATCCATTAAAGTAATTCGTTCCATGAGCGATAATGAAGAGGGGAGACTAGTTGCGAATGAAATTTTTGAACAGCGCATGCGCGAACATATTAAAAACGGGGAGTTTGCGATTTTATACAGAACGAATGCGCAAAGCCGTGCATTTGAAGAGGGTTTGAGAAAATTGAATATTCCTTATAGAATTTATGGGGGAATTTCCTTTTATCAGCGCAAGGAAGTAAAAGATCTTATTGCATATCTAAAATTGACCGTTAATCCGCATGATGAGGAATCATTCAAGCGTATTGTTAATTATCCTGCACGTGGCATTGGAAAAACTACCATCGAAAAATTAACTGTACTTGCCGCCGATAACGATAAAAGTTTATGGACCATGGCAGAAAATATTGATCTGCTGCAATTTAATTCCGGCACGAGAAAACTATTGTCTGATTTTGTCACCATGATAAAAAGTTTTCAGACCTTACTCGAAAAAAAGGATGCTTATGAAGTTGCAAGTCATATAGCAAAGTCAACCGGAGTAATGAAAGATCTTTATAGCGATCAAAGTGTGGAAGGATTAAGCAGATATGAAAACATGCAGGAATTATTAAATTCCATAAAAGAATTTGTAGCACCCGACGAAGCATCTTCCGAATTTTATATTGATACTATTCCCGGTGAAGAAAAAGTAACAAAAACCTTGGGACAATATTTACAGGAAGTGGTATTATTAACAGATGCAGATGCGGAAGGCAATGAGGATGAATCAGTAAAATTGATGACTATTCACGCAGCAAAGGGATTGGAATTTAAAAGTGTTTTTGTGGTGGGATTGGAAGAGAATTTATTTCCCGGAACGTTATCCCTTTCTTCGCGCGAAGATCTCGAGGAAGAACGCAGATTATTTTATGTAGCAATTACACGTGCAGAAACAAAACTTACAATAACACACGCTGCAACACGTTATAAATACGGCAAACTGGAATATTGTGAACCCAGCAGATTTTTAGAAGAACTGCCACAGAATTTATTGAATTATGTAGGATATAATAATTCCAAATGGAATGATGATGCCAACGAAAATACTAAAAAGCATTACGAACATGCAACACCGGTAACTAAAGTGCGACCACAAGTTCCGGTAAATAATTACATGCACAAAGCTTCCGAAAATTTTAACGCTGCATTCCCCGAAGAACTTCAATTAGGAATGGATGTTGAACATCAAAAATTCGGATTCGGAAAAATCACTGCCATGGAAGGTAACAATGAAGGTAAAATGGCCACCATCGTTTTTCAAAATGCGGGAGAGAAGAAGTTGTTATTGAAGTTTGCTAAACTGGCTGTCGTAAAAAATGATTAA
- a CDS encoding enoyl-CoA hydratase/isomerase family protein, with protein sequence MQLENLITEIKDNILYITINRPKNLNALNIKTIVELDEVFEEFMYNDEVKGVIITGAGEKSFVAGADISEFADFTPDQGKTMSENGHDTFDKIENYNKPVIAAVNGYALGGGCELAMACHLRVASENAIFGQPEVNLGLIPGYGGTQRLVELIGKGKALELLMTGDSINAAMAKDLGLVNHVVPQTDLIAKCEEILKKIITKGPVAVSKVIQCVNAHFRGGGYVGDAYQSEITQFGQCIETEDFVEGTSAFLEKRKPEFKGK encoded by the coding sequence ATGCAACTCGAGAATTTAATCACAGAGATAAAAGACAATATTCTCTACATCACCATCAACAGACCAAAAAATCTTAATGCGCTCAACATCAAAACTATTGTAGAACTGGATGAGGTGTTTGAGGAATTCATGTATAATGATGAAGTGAAGGGTGTTATCATTACCGGAGCCGGGGAAAAATCTTTTGTTGCCGGTGCCGATATTTCTGAATTTGCCGACTTTACCCCGGATCAGGGTAAGACAATGAGTGAAAACGGTCACGATACCTTCGACAAGATAGAAAATTACAATAAACCCGTAATTGCCGCTGTAAACGGTTATGCTCTGGGGGGAGGATGTGAGCTTGCAATGGCATGTCATTTGCGTGTAGCCAGCGAAAATGCCATTTTCGGGCAACCGGAGGTGAATTTAGGTCTCATCCCGGGATATGGTGGAACCCAACGACTTGTAGAATTGATAGGAAAAGGAAAGGCTTTGGAACTATTAATGACCGGCGATTCTATAAACGCAGCAATGGCAAAAGACCTTGGTTTGGTTAATCACGTGGTTCCTCAGACCGATCTGATAGCAAAATGTGAGGAGATCCTGAAAAAGATCATCACAAAAGGGCCGGTTGCGGTTTCCAAGGTAATACAATGTGTAAATGCACATTTCAGAGGTGGTGGATATGTGGGTGACGCTTATCAATCGGAGATCACACAATTTGGGCAATGCATTGAAACGGAAGATTTTGTAGAGGGAACAAGCGCATTTTTAGAAAAAAGAAAACCTGAATTCAAAGGAAAATAA
- a CDS encoding T9SS type A sorting domain-containing protein: MKTFLLGCFLLTVQFSFAQTNNFAPIGAKWWYSTQDYFPAIHPLTIEVLSDTLIDGNTCSILSFTPNPNYVSDDNDIFLFQDGEIIYQYFPDEGDFYKLYDFSLEAGQDYWCHVLDFDGMLDSVLVEIESVEMVEISGHTLKKQTIKTTGHYDWFGENIEIIGNTQSIIPIHDLMESLQGPLRCYEDPDFELYSTGETTTCDEVLTGISDIKRDDLLIYPNPFSDILNIQVNSDFQESYNIKVYNLLGETCFSSNSCQSNCFLNLSELNSGQYFIEIQMSNSISFYLATKI; encoded by the coding sequence ATGAAAACATTTTTACTAGGTTGCTTTTTATTAACCGTGCAATTTTCCTTCGCACAAACAAATAATTTTGCGCCGATCGGAGCAAAATGGTGGTATTCTACGCAAGATTATTTTCCTGCAATTCATCCATTAACTATTGAGGTGCTTTCAGATACTTTAATTGATGGAAATACCTGCAGTATTCTTTCATTTACGCCCAATCCAAATTATGTGAGCGACGATAATGATATTTTTTTATTTCAGGATGGGGAAATAATTTATCAGTATTTCCCCGATGAAGGTGATTTTTATAAATTGTATGATTTTTCACTGGAGGCTGGACAAGATTATTGGTGTCATGTTTTAGATTTTGATGGAATGCTCGATTCCGTATTAGTAGAAATTGAATCTGTGGAAATGGTTGAAATTAGCGGGCACACATTAAAAAAACAAACAATAAAAACCACCGGCCATTACGACTGGTTTGGAGAAAATATAGAAATTATTGGCAATACACAATCCATAATTCCAATACATGATTTGATGGAGTCATTGCAAGGTCCGCTTAGATGTTACGAAGATCCGGATTTTGAATTATATTCGACGGGCGAAACAACAACTTGCGATGAAGTACTCACCGGAATTTCAGATATTAAAAGGGATGATCTGCTAATTTATCCAAATCCGTTTTCAGATATTTTAAATATCCAGGTTAATTCAGATTTTCAGGAATCTTATAATATCAAAGTATATAATCTTCTTGGTGAAACATGTTTTTCTTCCAATAGTTGCCAATCAAATTGTTTTCTTAATTTATCAGAATTAAATTCCGGACAATATTTTATTGAGATTCAAATGTCAAATTCAATTTCGTTTTATTTGGCAACTAAGATCTAG
- the scpA gene encoding methylmalonyl-CoA mutase has translation MKPDFTDKPFQNFHTEYTAVIPPENFNSAINSMPGFDPFLRGPYSTMFVLQPWTIRQYAGFSTAEKSNEFYKKNLAAGQKGLSVAFDLATHRGYDSDNERVFGDVGMAGVAIDSVEDMKILFDAIPLDQMSVSMTMNGAVIPIMAFYIVAAEEQGVKLEQLTGTIQNDILKEFMVRNTYIYPPAPSMRLVADIFKYCAAHMPKFNSISISGYHMQEAGATPAIELAYTLADGLEYVRTGIEAGLNIDEFAPRLSFFFGIGMDHFREIAKLRAARFLWSKMLKQFDPKNPKSLMLRTHCQTSGWSLTEQQPYNNIARTCIEALAAVLGGTQSLHTNSLDEAIALPTDFSARIARNTQIYLQKETGICDTVDPWGGSNIIENLTAELISEAWKLIEETEQLGGMRKAIEAGIPKMRIESAAAKKQGQIDAKTDIIIGVNAYKLSEEEEQQNSEMEILSVDNTAVREQQITRLNKIRSERNSSEVEIALNKITTCAETGEGNLLELAIDAARKRATLGEISFAMEKVFGRFAANIQSVSGVYQKEVMQNESFIKAQELSDAFAEKEGRRPRILIAKLGQDGHDRGAKIIATAFADIGFDVDISPLFLTPAEAVKQAIENDVHIIGISSLAAGHKTLVPQVISELKNYGREDIMVVVGGVIPQQDHAFLTEAGAAFIFGPGTVIAEAAVELLERMVGE, from the coding sequence ATGAAACCTGATTTTACAGATAAACCATTTCAAAATTTTCATACGGAATATACTGCTGTTATTCCGCCGGAGAATTTTAATTCTGCAATAAATTCCATGCCCGGCTTTGATCCGTTTTTGCGCGGACCTTATTCCACCATGTTTGTTCTGCAACCTTGGACAATAAGACAATACGCAGGATTTTCCACGGCAGAAAAATCAAATGAATTTTATAAAAAGAATTTAGCTGCGGGACAAAAAGGATTGTCGGTTGCATTTGATCTTGCAACACATCGTGGATATGATTCTGATAATGAAAGGGTTTTTGGTGATGTAGGTATGGCAGGAGTTGCAATTGATTCGGTGGAGGATATGAAAATATTATTTGATGCAATTCCTCTTGATCAAATGAGTGTGAGCATGACCATGAACGGCGCAGTAATTCCTATAATGGCTTTTTATATTGTTGCAGCGGAGGAACAAGGAGTTAAACTCGAACAATTAACGGGCACTATTCAAAATGATATTTTAAAAGAATTCATGGTGCGCAATACTTATATCTATCCACCTGCGCCAAGTATGCGTTTGGTTGCGGATATATTTAAATATTGCGCAGCGCACATGCCGAAATTTAATTCCATTTCCATTTCAGGATATCACATGCAGGAAGCCGGCGCAACTCCGGCAATTGAATTAGCTTATACATTGGCTGATGGATTGGAATATGTTCGAACCGGAATAGAAGCCGGATTAAATATTGACGAATTTGCTCCGCGATTATCCTTTTTCTTCGGAATAGGAATGGATCACTTTCGCGAAATAGCAAAATTGCGTGCTGCACGATTTTTATGGAGCAAGATGTTAAAACAATTTGATCCGAAAAATCCGAAGTCGTTGATGTTGCGCACGCATTGTCAAACCAGCGGATGGAGTTTAACCGAACAGCAACCCTATAATAATATTGCTAGAACTTGTATCGAAGCGCTTGCAGCAGTTTTAGGTGGAACCCAAAGTTTGCACACGAATAGTTTGGATGAAGCAATAGCTTTACCAACCGATTTTTCGGCGCGTATTGCACGTAACACTCAAATATATCTTCAAAAAGAAACCGGAATTTGTGATACCGTTGATCCATGGGGTGGAAGTAATATTATTGAGAATCTTACCGCAGAATTAATTTCAGAAGCCTGGAAATTAATTGAAGAAACGGAACAATTAGGGGGAATGCGCAAAGCCATTGAAGCCGGTATTCCCAAAATGCGCATTGAATCAGCTGCTGCAAAAAAACAAGGTCAAATTGATGCTAAAACTGATATTATAATTGGAGTAAATGCCTACAAATTAAGTGAGGAAGAGGAACAACAAAATTCCGAAATGGAAATATTATCGGTGGATAATACGGCAGTGCGCGAACAACAAATAACACGTTTAAATAAAATAAGATCGGAGCGCAATTCTTCAGAGGTGGAAATTGCGTTAAATAAAATTACCACATGTGCAGAAACGGGTGAAGGTAATTTATTAGAACTTGCAATTGATGCTGCGAGAAAACGTGCAACATTAGGTGAAATATCTTTTGCAATGGAAAAGGTATTTGGAAGATTTGCTGCAAATATTCAATCTGTTTCGGGTGTATATCAAAAAGAAGTTATGCAAAATGAAAGTTTTATTAAAGCGCAGGAATTAAGTGATGCCTTTGCCGAAAAAGAAGGCAGAAGACCACGCATATTAATTGCCAAACTCGGACAAGACGGTCACGACCGCGGCGCAAAAATAATTGCAACCGCTTTTGCTGATATCGGATTTGATGTGGACATCAGCCCTTTATTTTTAACTCCCGCCGAAGCAGTAAAACAAGCGATAGAAAACGACGTTCACATCATCGGAATTTCATCACTTGCGGCAGGGCATAAAACATTAGTTCCACAAGTAATTTCCGAATTAAAAAATTATGGCCGCGAAGATATTATGGTAGTAGTCGGCGGCGTAATTCCACAACAAGATCACGCATTTTTAACAGAAGCAGGAGCCGCGTTTATTTTTGGTCCGGGGACGGTGATTGCGGAGGCGGCCGTGGAGTTGTTGGAGAGGATGGTGGGGGAGTAG
- the recQ gene encoding DNA helicase RecQ, translated as MSPKDVLKKYFGYEVFRDTQEEIIDFVMQGNDAVVVMPTGGGKSVCFQVPAMLFPGITIVISPLIALMKDQVDGLNAIGIPATSLNSSMTNEEQRIIINRIQNNEIKLLYIAPERLIGEGGRFLDYLKQLPVSLFAIDEAHCVSMWGHDFRPEYLQMALLKKEFPKVPVIALTASADNITRADIADKLGIPTAKIFISSFNRPNIHYFIERKKNAYGEILEYLEKHKNSSGIIYALSRKSTETLAENLTEDGFPAACYHAGLDAATRSKVQEDFKKDKIKIIVATIAFGMGIDKPDVRFVIHYNVPKNIESYYQETGRAGRDGLHSDAILYYSYGDITVLKNFASIDNNPQQTDILLKKLDKMATFCNANQCRRKMLLEYFNEVYTENNCGSCDFCLSKKDTFDATVIAQKALSAVLRTEERFGVNYLIDVLRGSKSEKIWKQHKEIKTYGIGADISKDLWNMYFKELIDQQYLVRIEDGNFSHLELTEKSKDVLYRNEKVFLTQQEERIEAIEQDAIAFDKELFEQLRFVRTDLAAKEGVPPYLILGDVSLQELSTFLPQTSSDLEKISGFGEIKIDKYGKQFLDIVKGYCEVNRLHSKMDQKTFTKNRKVEKKLKSTGPSDTKKQTLYLFRSGKTIVDIAAERSLAVTTIEGHLSEFILSGEIKVTEIVEEEKIPAIKLAIKNVGDQKLTPIKEFLGENYSFGEIRAVLADMKRA; from the coding sequence ATGTCCCCTAAAGATGTTCTAAAAAAGTATTTCGGATACGAGGTATTCAGAGATACGCAGGAAGAGATCATAGATTTTGTGATGCAAGGAAATGATGCTGTGGTTGTTATGCCCACAGGTGGTGGAAAGTCGGTTTGTTTCCAGGTTCCAGCCATGTTATTTCCCGGAATTACCATCGTAATTTCTCCACTCATCGCCCTCATGAAAGACCAGGTTGACGGATTGAATGCCATTGGAATTCCGGCAACTTCCTTAAACAGTTCCATGACGAATGAGGAGCAACGTATAATAATTAATCGCATTCAGAACAATGAAATAAAATTATTATATATAGCTCCTGAAAGATTGATTGGTGAAGGTGGAAGATTTCTCGATTATTTAAAACAATTACCTGTTTCTTTATTTGCCATTGATGAAGCACATTGTGTGAGTATGTGGGGTCACGATTTCAGACCGGAATATTTACAAATGGCATTGCTAAAAAAAGAATTCCCAAAAGTTCCGGTAATTGCACTTACAGCAAGTGCAGATAATATTACCAGAGCAGATATTGCCGATAAACTCGGAATTCCCACCGCAAAAATATTTATTTCCAGTTTTAATCGCCCGAATATTCATTATTTCATCGAACGCAAAAAAAATGCGTATGGAGAAATACTGGAATATCTTGAAAAACATAAAAATAGTTCCGGAATTATTTATGCTCTGAGCAGAAAAAGCACGGAAACGCTTGCGGAAAATTTAACGGAAGATGGATTTCCTGCAGCATGTTATCATGCGGGATTGGATGCCGCTACGCGTTCGAAAGTGCAGGAGGATTTTAAAAAGGATAAGATCAAGATCATTGTTGCAACTATTGCTTTCGGTATGGGAATAGACAAACCCGATGTGCGATTTGTGATACATTATAATGTTCCGAAAAACATTGAAAGTTATTATCAGGAAACCGGAAGAGCAGGCAGGGATGGGCTTCACAGCGATGCAATTTTATATTACTCTTATGGTGATATTACAGTGCTGAAAAATTTTGCATCCATAGATAATAATCCTCAGCAAACAGATATTTTATTAAAAAAACTCGATAAAATGGCAACTTTCTGCAATGCAAATCAATGCAGAAGAAAAATGTTGCTGGAATATTTTAATGAGGTATATACAGAAAATAATTGTGGCAGTTGTGATTTTTGTCTGAGCAAAAAAGATACATTCGACGCGACGGTTATTGCTCAAAAAGCATTGAGTGCTGTTTTGAGGACAGAAGAAAGATTTGGAGTAAATTATCTCATCGATGTTTTGCGTGGAAGTAAGAGTGAAAAAATATGGAAACAACACAAAGAAATAAAAACCTATGGTATAGGTGCAGATATTTCAAAAGATCTTTGGAATATGTATTTTAAAGAATTAATTGATCAACAATATCTAGTAAGGATAGAAGACGGAAATTTTTCTCACCTTGAACTCACCGAAAAAAGTAAAGATGTTTTATATAGAAACGAAAAAGTTTTTCTCACCCAACAGGAAGAGCGCATTGAAGCTATAGAACAGGATGCTATAGCATTCGACAAGGAATTGTTCGAACAATTGCGTTTTGTAAGAACCGACCTTGCGGCAAAAGAAGGAGTTCCACCTTATTTAATTCTGGGAGATGTTTCATTACAGGAATTATCTACTTTTCTTCCACAAACAAGTTCAGATCTTGAAAAAATATCAGGTTTTGGGGAGATAAAAATTGACAAATACGGCAAACAATTTCTCGATATTGTAAAAGGATATTGCGAAGTAAATCGGCTGCATTCAAAAATGGATCAGAAAACCTTCACAAAAAACAGAAAGGTTGAAAAAAAATTAAAATCAACAGGTCCCAGCGATACTAAAAAACAAACACTGTATCTATTTCGCTCCGGCAAAACAATTGTAGACATTGCAGCAGAAAGAAGTCTTGCAGTTACCACCATTGAAGGCCATTTATCCGAATTTATTCTCAGCGGCGAAATTAAAGTAACAGAAATCGTAGAGGAAGAAAAAATTCCGGCAATTAAACTTGCAATTAAAAATGTCGGAGATCAAAAACTCACACCAATTAAAGAATTTTTAGGCGAAAATTATTCTTTTGGGGAGATAAGGGCGGTGCTAGCAGATATGAAGAGAGCCTGA